A genomic window from Natrinema sp. HArc-T2 includes:
- a CDS encoding DUF5791 family protein, with the protein MFYEQRMMVPDSPAALRAEYEDDLATIVDQRGPEAVATDTDLDEDTLEALANGDSPNLTLEEAAAIQSLAEDEPESETMVTMALEHLLLGMSTAVLDVEALESYIDLDLEAKEIQQKIEGRAPMSFAEFVHLQYVIADGAP; encoded by the coding sequence ATGTTCTACGAACAGCGGATGATGGTTCCCGACTCGCCTGCCGCGTTACGGGCCGAGTACGAGGACGACCTCGCAACGATCGTCGACCAGCGCGGCCCCGAAGCCGTCGCCACCGACACCGATCTCGACGAAGACACGCTCGAGGCGCTCGCAAACGGCGACTCGCCGAATCTAACTCTCGAGGAAGCCGCCGCGATCCAGTCGCTCGCCGAGGACGAACCGGAGTCGGAGACGATGGTCACGATGGCGCTCGAGCATCTGCTACTGGGTATGTCGACGGCGGTTCTCGACGTCGAGGCACTCGAGAGCTATATCGACCTCGACCTCGAGGCAAAGGAGATCCAACAGAAGATCGAGGGACGAGCGCCGATGTCGTTCGCGGAGTTTGTCCACCTCCAGTACGTGATCGCAGACGGTGCGCCGTAG
- a CDS encoding tubulin/FtsZ family protein gives MKVALLGVGQAGGKITERLVRFDADMDFGAVQGALAVNSAKPDLQSLEYVDTQLIGADRVNGHGVGGDNELGTDVMQSDIQQVLGSLDGRVTSSAEAIFVVAGLGGGTGSGGAPVLVHHLKQVYDVPVYALGVLPGRNEGALYQANAGRSLKTLLREADATLLIDNDAWHEQGESVESAFETINERIARRVGLLFASGEAVEGVGESVVDSSEVINTLRAGGVAALGYATEVASEDSAENIRTTMSVSRQALLTGTSLPDATTAEAALLVIAGQPDAIPRKGVEKARHWLEDETGSMQVRGGDFPLESDRLGALVLLGGAERSDRIETFMERAREAKQAQENDSTDHAEMFADDRLENLF, from the coding sequence ATGAAAGTTGCCCTGCTCGGAGTCGGTCAGGCCGGTGGGAAGATCACTGAACGGCTCGTCCGGTTCGATGCGGACATGGACTTTGGGGCCGTTCAGGGTGCGCTCGCCGTCAACTCCGCGAAACCGGACCTCCAATCGCTCGAGTACGTCGACACGCAGCTGATCGGTGCCGACCGCGTCAACGGCCACGGGGTCGGTGGCGACAACGAACTCGGCACGGACGTCATGCAGTCGGACATCCAGCAAGTGCTTGGGTCCCTCGATGGCCGTGTCACCTCGAGTGCCGAAGCGATTTTCGTGGTCGCCGGCCTCGGTGGCGGCACCGGTAGTGGCGGCGCGCCCGTGCTCGTCCACCACCTCAAGCAGGTCTACGACGTCCCAGTGTACGCACTCGGCGTCCTGCCGGGGCGCAACGAGGGGGCGCTCTATCAGGCTAACGCCGGTCGCTCGCTGAAGACGCTGCTGCGAGAAGCCGACGCGACGCTGTTGATCGACAACGACGCCTGGCACGAACAGGGTGAGAGCGTCGAAAGCGCCTTCGAGACGATCAACGAGCGGATCGCACGGCGGGTCGGCCTGCTGTTTGCCTCCGGTGAGGCCGTCGAAGGCGTCGGCGAGAGTGTCGTCGACTCGAGTGAAGTCATCAACACGTTGCGCGCGGGCGGCGTCGCGGCACTCGGCTACGCCACCGAAGTCGCAAGCGAGGACAGCGCCGAGAACATCAGGACGACGATGAGTGTTTCCCGACAGGCGCTGCTGACGGGGACGAGTTTGCCGGATGCGACGACCGCGGAGGCGGCACTGCTCGTCATCGCGGGCCAGCCCGACGCGATCCCACGCAAGGGCGTCGAGAAGGCCCGCCACTGGCTCGAAGACGAGACTGGCAGTATGCAGGTCCGCGGTGGCGACTTTCCCCTCGAGAGCGACCGCCTCGGCGCGTTGGTCCTCCTCGGCGGCGCAGAGCGATCCGACCGGATCGAGACGTTCATGGAGCGGGCTCGGGAGGCAAAGCAGGCCCAAGAGAACGACTCGACAGATCACGCCGAGATGTTTGCCGACGACCGACTCGAGAATCTCTTCTAA